The DNA region TTTTTGTAACGCATTCTGTATTCCAAAGCCAATTCAACAGCGTGAACCACAGCTTCAGCATCATCAGCATTAACGTGCATAACGGGCGAAAGGGTTACTTTGGCCACATCGGTACAATAGGTACTGGAACGGGCATCGAGGTAATTGGTAGTAAATCCAATTTGGTTATTCACCACAATATGAACCGTACCACCGGTTTTATAACCGTTTAATTGGCTCATTTGGGCCACTTCGTAAACCACACCTTGACCTGCAACTGCAGCATCACCATGAACGATAATAGGAATGATTTTAGAATCGTCGCCATCATAATCGTTATCGATTTTGGCTCGGGTAATTCCCTCGGCCACTGGAGCAACGGTTTCTAAATGCGACGGGTTTGGCACCAAATTCATCTTGATATTTTTACCGTTTTGGTAGGTTTTATCAAGCGTTAAACCTAAGTGGTATTTTACGTCGCCATCAATATTTTCATCTTCGAAATCCAAACCATCAAACTCATTGAACAGTTCGTTTAACGGTTTTCTGAAGATATTCACCAAAGTACTCAATCGGCCGCGGTGTGCCATCCCTAAAACGCACTCTTTAACCCCATATTTTTCTGAAGCATAAAACAGCACGTTGCTAATGGCTGGAATCAACGACTCGCCTCCTTCAAGCGAAAAACGCTTTTGCCCTACATATTTGGTTTGCAAAAAGTTTTCGAAGGTTACGGCTTGATTTAACTTTGATAGAATGTATTTCTTTTTATCAACCGAAAAATTAGGTTGATTATCATTTAAATTCAATTTTTCCTGCCACCACGCAATCACTTCCGGGTTACGCAAGTACATATATTCTACACCAATAGAGCTACAATAAATACGCTCTAAGTGCACTAAAATCTTACGTAGGCTTTGCGCACCAATACCTAAAATTTCACCGGCATTAAAAACGGTATCCAAATCGGCTTCTGTGAGTCCGAAATTTTCAATATCTAAGGTTGGCGAGTAGGTTCTTCTGTCGCGAACAGGGTTAGTTTTGGTAAACAAATGCCCCCTCATTCGGTAGCCATCAATAAGTTTGATAACTTGGAATTCCTTTTGAAGATATTCTGGCATTTGGGCCGAAACACCCTCTACAATTTCACCATCCAATCCGTAGTTTTCACTGCCAAAATCGTAACCTTGGAAAAAAGCTCTCCAACTTGGCTCTACGGCATCGGGGTTTTCAAGATATTGTTCGTATAAATCTGCAAAAAATGCGGTATGTGCTGCGTTTAAAAATGAAAATTTATCCATTGTTTGTTTTAATCCCGTGTAGGTTTAGTCAAAATATTTTTCAAAAATACAACATTTGGTAAAACTAGAAGTTGGTTTAACTATATTTATAGCACGAAAACTTGTTAAATAAACATGTTTTAATTATTTGTTAATTTTTTATCAATTCCTTACTTTTATGAATGCATTTTTCTCAATTAACAAAAAATACATATTGCTTTTTAGCATCTTCTCGTTTTTTACCTCCGTTGGAATATCTCAAAGCAGCAACAATGCGTTTTGGGAAAACGTTCGTTTTGGTGGCGGCCTTGGCTTAAACTTTGGCGACAACTTTTTTAGCGCTACCGTTGCCCCGAGTGCTATCTATCAGTTTAACAGTACGTTTGCGACAGGTTTGGGACTAAACGCGACATTTAACAATCAGAAAAGTGTTTATAAATCTACCATCTTGGGAGGCAGCTTAATTGGGCTTAGCAATATTTTAAACGTGCTTCAGCTTTCGGCAGAATTTGAACAATTACATGTTAACCGAAGATACAATGTAAACCTGAATACCGAAGACGACAGTTATTGGTCGCCCGCCCTATTTTTAGGAGCTGGTTACAGAAGCGGCAACGTCACCTTTGGGGTGAGATACGACGTGCTGTACGACAGTAGCAAAAGTATTTATGCCGACCCTTGGATGCCTTTCGTACGGTTTTATTTCTAAGTTTTTTCAGCTAGAATAACGCTCTTTAAACCACACTTTTTGCCATTCGCGCTTTAGGATTAAAAACGAAACGTCTTCCGAAAGTTTCAGCACATCTTCACCATCCAAAGCTTTAACGGCATGTTCCGAAACATCGATGATATAAAGTAAATTGAGGTATTCGGTAAATTTTTCTTGAATGAGTTTATAAACGGTTTCGTGAAGCATCAATTTTAAGCTGGAAGGCAAAATATCCTCATGAAAATCTAAATCGATATTAGCCAAAAGGAAATCTTTATTGAGCTGAAGAATCAATTTTTGGTATAAATTGGATTGATTGGCTTCCACAATCAAATCCTCAAAAGTTGCTGGCAATTGCATCATACAGTGCGATTCATTAAACTAACACCAAAACGTTTTAAAAGCTCTTTTTTACCTTCTGAAATATTCAAGCTTTCCAAAGTTTTGAATGCCTTTTGCGTGTATTCATCAATCGCTTTTTTTGTGGCTTCAGCTGAGCCGGAAGACACAAAAGCCCTTTTAGCAACCTCAATTTTAGCGTTGGTATCTTTTGGGGTTTCCGAAAACAAAGCCATTAATTCTTTCCTTTCAGTTTCATTTGAAAACTCCAAGGCTTTCAAGTACAGATAGGTTTTTTTGTTTTCTATAATATCGCCGCCCACTTGCTTCCCAAAAGTTTCCGGGTCTCCAAAAGCATCTAAGTAGTCGTCCTGAAGCTGAAATGCAATTCCCAAGTTTCTACCGAACTCATAAATGGCTTGCTGGTCTTCATCTGACGCTTTAGCCACAATCGCTCCCATTTGCAGCGCAGCCCCCACTAAAACGGCCGTTTTGTACTCAATCATTTTGAGATACTCAGGAACCGACACATCGTTTCGGGTTTCGAAATCCATATCGTATTGTTGGCCTTCGCAAACCTCCAATGCCGTTTTACTGAACAACTTGGCCAGCGCCTGAAACGTGATTGGTTCGTAATTCTCAAACAATTGGTAAGCCATAATCAGCATGGCATCGCCAGAAAGAATCCCCGTATTGACATCCCATTTTTCGTGCACAGTTTTTTGGCCTCTGCGCAGTGGAGCTCCGTCCATAATATCGTCGTGCACCAACGAAAAATTATGGAACACTTCAATACTCAATGCGGCATTGAGGGCTTCTTTGTAATCTCCGTTAAAAATTTCGGCAGCCATTAATGTTAACACTGGTCGCAGGCGCTTCCCTCCTAAATTTAAAATATAATCTATGGGACGGTAAAGGTTTTCGGGTTCTTTTGCTGTGGCGTATTCTTTTAAATAAGCAACAACATGCTGTTGGTATTCTTCTATTGAAAGCATGAAACAAAAATCGGTTTTTGTCGTCATTATACAAAGTAAAAAACAACAATATTAAATTATCGTTAAAACTCAGAAAACTTTTTTTGTTTTTAAAGTTTCCTATTGTACTTTTGCCTCCAAATTATGAAGGAAGATATTTTAAAAAGTGCTGTTGATTTATTTTTAAACTATGGGTTTAAAAGCGTGACCATGGACGATATAGCCAGTGCCCAAGGCATCTCAAAAAAAACGATTTATCAATATTTTGAAAACAAAACGGTTCTTGTTGAAGAGGCCGTTATGTATTTGTTCCAAACCATTTCGAGCGGCATTGAAGACATTCGCGACTTAGAGAAAAACCCTATTGAGGAGATTTTGGAAATCAAAGAATTCTTGATGCAACATCTAAAAGATGAAAAATCGTCGCCCCAATATCAGTTGGAGAAATACTACCCAAAGATATTTAAGGACATTAAAGAAAAACAATTTTGCGTTATGGAAGATTGCGTAGCCTGTAACCTGGAGCGTGGCGTAAAACTTGGCCTATACCGAAAAAATATTAATATCGATTTTATCTCTAAAATCTATTTTACCTGCATGATTGCCCTAAAAGACAAAGAACTTTTCCCTTTAAATAATTACTCAATGCTAACACTCAACAACAATTATTTAGAGTACCATTTGCGTGGTATTTGCACCCCAGAGGGCCTTAAACAATTAGATCATCATTTAACAACAAATCAATCATAAAACATGAAGCACAAACTCATTTTAATCTTTGGTTTTCTATTGGCTTTAAAAGGATTTTCACAAGAAACCCCAACCCAATTCTCAATACAGGAAGCCATTGATTATGCCTTGGAACATAATCGAACGGCCAAAAATGCCGCCCGCGACATTGAAGCCGCAAAAAAACAAAAATGGGAAACCACAGCAACGGGTTTGCCTCAAATTGATGCAAAAATTGACTACCAAAACTTTTTAAAACAACAGGTATCGCTAATTCCTGCAGAGTTTTTTGGAGGAAACCCCGGCGAGTTTCAGGACGTTATCTTCAGTCCGAAACAAAACATGACGGCTACAGCCACCTTAACCCAAAAGATTTTTGATGGTTCTTACCTTGTTGGGCTACAATCGGCTAAAGTGTTTTTGGAAATCTCAAAAAACGCCAAGGAAAAAACTG from Tamlana crocina includes:
- a CDS encoding polyprenyl synthetase family protein: MLSIEEYQQHVVAYLKEYATAKEPENLYRPIDYILNLGGKRLRPVLTLMAAEIFNGDYKEALNAALSIEVFHNFSLVHDDIMDGAPLRRGQKTVHEKWDVNTGILSGDAMLIMAYQLFENYEPITFQALAKLFSKTALEVCEGQQYDMDFETRNDVSVPEYLKMIEYKTAVLVGAALQMGAIVAKASDEDQQAIYEFGRNLGIAFQLQDDYLDAFGDPETFGKQVGGDIIENKKTYLYLKALEFSNETERKELMALFSETPKDTNAKIEVAKRAFVSSGSAEATKKAIDEYTQKAFKTLESLNISEGKKELLKRFGVSLMNRTV
- a CDS encoding TetR/AcrR family transcriptional regulator, whose translation is MKEDILKSAVDLFLNYGFKSVTMDDIASAQGISKKTIYQYFENKTVLVEEAVMYLFQTISSGIEDIRDLEKNPIEEILEIKEFLMQHLKDEKSSPQYQLEKYYPKIFKDIKEKQFCVMEDCVACNLERGVKLGLYRKNINIDFISKIYFTCMIALKDKELFPLNNYSMLTLNNNYLEYHLRGICTPEGLKQLDHHLTTNQS
- a CDS encoding alpha-ketoglutarate decarboxylase — its product is MNAFFSINKKYILLFSIFSFFTSVGISQSSNNAFWENVRFGGGLGLNFGDNFFSATVAPSAIYQFNSTFATGLGLNATFNNQKSVYKSTILGGSLIGLSNILNVLQLSAEFEQLHVNRRYNVNLNTEDDSYWSPALFLGAGYRSGNVTFGVRYDVLYDSSKSIYADPWMPFVRFYF